One region of Mycolicibacterium rhodesiae NBB3 genomic DNA includes:
- a CDS encoding CaiB/BaiF CoA transferase family protein — translation MSDDKVLSGVRVLEVAAWTFVPSAGAVLAEWGAEVIKVEPRNGGDPQRGLVTMGIVDEGGGSVNYMIEIPNRGKKSIGVDLSTPGGQEVVRELAKNCDVFLTSYLPERRKKFGIDVEDIRAVNPSIVYVRGSGHGPKGPDADKPGYDGVSYWARGGIATVLTEGADELVRSRPAFGDLLGGMTIAGGIAGALYKKATTGKGSIVDVSLLGLAAWNLSPDVAVSQIHGGSAIPKFGHADAPNPLVGTYRTSDGRYVQLMMLQLDKFYAEAMRVIGLPELVDDPRFADPASRFANRVELIALLDGAFAKHTLAEWRSTLAPLSGAWGIVQTPGELCQDPAVTANGYVAHTETVNGVPFSLPTNPVQFDEQSVVPTGAPEHGQHTEEVLMNAGIDWDTIEEYKKSGAIL, via the coding sequence ATTTCCGACGACAAGGTACTCAGTGGAGTGCGCGTGCTGGAAGTCGCCGCCTGGACGTTCGTTCCCTCGGCCGGGGCAGTGTTGGCGGAGTGGGGCGCGGAGGTCATCAAGGTCGAGCCGCGAAACGGGGGTGACCCGCAGCGCGGCCTCGTCACCATGGGGATCGTCGATGAAGGGGGAGGCTCGGTCAACTACATGATCGAGATTCCCAACCGGGGAAAAAAGTCTATCGGTGTCGACCTGAGCACGCCGGGGGGCCAGGAAGTGGTCCGCGAGTTGGCCAAGAACTGCGACGTCTTCTTGACCAGTTACCTTCCTGAGCGACGCAAGAAGTTCGGCATCGATGTCGAGGACATCCGTGCGGTAAACCCGAGCATCGTGTACGTGCGCGGCTCCGGTCACGGGCCCAAAGGTCCTGATGCGGACAAGCCGGGATACGACGGCGTGTCCTACTGGGCGCGCGGCGGAATTGCGACGGTCCTGACGGAGGGAGCCGATGAGTTGGTGCGGTCCCGGCCGGCGTTCGGTGACCTCCTCGGCGGCATGACGATCGCGGGCGGTATCGCCGGTGCGCTGTACAAGAAGGCGACGACCGGCAAGGGTTCGATCGTCGACGTGTCGTTGCTCGGACTGGCGGCGTGGAACCTCAGCCCGGATGTCGCGGTCAGCCAAATCCACGGTGGCAGTGCGATACCGAAGTTCGGGCATGCCGATGCGCCGAATCCCTTGGTGGGAACGTATCGCACATCCGACGGCCGGTACGTCCAGTTGATGATGCTCCAACTCGACAAGTTCTACGCCGAGGCGATGCGGGTCATAGGGCTTCCCGAACTCGTCGACGATCCGCGATTCGCAGATCCAGCCTCCAGATTCGCGAACCGGGTGGAGCTCATCGCCCTGCTCGACGGTGCGTTCGCCAAGCACACGTTGGCCGAATGGCGTTCGACGCTGGCACCGCTTTCGGGGGCTTGGGGCATAGTTCAGACACCTGGCGAGCTTTGTCAGGATCCGGCTGTGACCGCAAACGGATATGTTGCGCATACCGAAACCGTCAATGGCGTGCCATTCTCACTGCCGACCAACCCGGTTCAGTTCGATGAGCAATCCGTGGTTCCGACCGGCGCGCCAGAGCACGGTCAGCACACTGAAGAAGTGTTGATGAACGCCGGTATCGACTGGGACACGATCGAGGAATACAAGAAGTCCGGAGCGATTTTGTGA
- a CDS encoding nuclear transport factor 2 family protein yields MDRIESSLAISQLPSRYAMALDTRDLDSLVAVFVPDVDAGAEGVGRDALKRWYNCVLRRFYRSIHLVCGHRFDFVDDDNATGSVYCRAEHEDGDGWYVITMRYDDVYARRDGEWCFVQRREHPWYSVDVTERPGPDFVRWPPDVTLRAAMPQRMPTWKAFWDAGDPDLPARLSRMP; encoded by the coding sequence CTGGACCGGATCGAATCCAGTTTGGCGATCAGTCAGCTCCCCAGCCGCTACGCGATGGCGCTGGACACGCGCGATCTCGATTCGCTGGTGGCGGTGTTCGTACCTGACGTGGACGCCGGCGCAGAGGGGGTCGGACGGGACGCGCTGAAGCGCTGGTACAACTGCGTTTTGCGGCGGTTCTATCGGAGCATCCACCTTGTTTGTGGACACCGGTTCGACTTCGTCGACGACGACAATGCGACCGGATCGGTCTACTGCCGTGCCGAGCATGAGGACGGCGATGGTTGGTACGTGATCACCATGCGTTACGACGACGTCTACGCGCGCCGTGACGGCGAATGGTGCTTCGTGCAGCGGCGCGAACATCCGTGGTATTCCGTCGACGTGACCGAGCGGCCGGGGCCCGATTTCGTCAGATGGCCGCCGGACGTGACGCTTCGGGCCGCCATGCCGCAGCGAATGCCGACCTGGAAGGCCTTTTGGGACGCCGGCGATCCGGATCTGCCGGCGCGGCTGTCGAGGATGCCATGA